ACCTCGGCATGGCGTCGGGCACCGTCGCCTGACCTGCCGCCGGACCGGCCGCAGGGCCGGGGGTCTGCGGCGGCGCGGCACTCATCGGAGCCGGGGCCGCCGGCGCGGCCGGAGGCGGGAATGCCAGCGCCGGATCGACGCGCGTCGGCCACGGCACGGCGGCGAGCGGGGCCTCGTCGGCGGGCGCCGGCTCGGCCGCGGGCTCGGAGGCCTCGCCCTCCCCGTCCGGTGCACCGGCTGAGACCTCGGCCTTCGCGGCCGTAGCCTCGGGGACGGGGATCGGGCGCAGCCCTGCGAGGCGTGGCGGCACCGCCTCCCGCGGCGGGGCGGCCGTCTCAGCCGGAAGGGCCTTGGTCGAGGAGGCCTTGGTCGAGGAGGCCGTGGTCGCGGGGGCCGCGTCCGCGCGGGCTTGGATCGCGACGGCGAGCGAGGGCACGGAAGCGGTCGCGGCGGCGCTCCCGGCTCCCGGCAGGCTGCCGGACGATCCGTACGCGGCGCCTTGCGGTCCAGAGGAGGTACCCGATCCCGGTGGGCTCGCGGCCGGCGTCGCCCCGGCAGGACCCGGCGCGGGCGACCGGCCGGCGGCCCGCTCCATCAGGGCGGCGAGATCCGCGTCGCCCTGGCGGACGCCCCCACGCGGGAGCGCGCCGGCCAGCAGCGTGTCCAGCGTCGCGGCACCAGGGGACGCGGCACCAGGGGACGCAGGGCGCGGCGCCGTCTCCGTCCCGGCGTCGGGCGGGGACGCGGGCTCGGGGCGCTCGCGGCTCTCGAACTGGGTGAGCACGGCGTCGAAGCCGGATCCGGCATCGGGACGGGCCTGGTCGCCGGGGTTGCGCGCGCCGTCGAGGCGCGGGCGCGGGCCCGTCAGCATCGCGTCGAGGGGAGTCACGGGTCGGTCCTGTCGATCATCCGGTCGACCTGCGCGAGCGCTTCGCGCGCCCGGGCGATCGATGCGGCCTCGGGAATCTGGTGCCGGCCGGCCGGCGGGGCGGCCTCGGCGGCCGGCGGCGCGGGGGGAGCGGCGGGCACGGGCGGCGCGCCGCCCCGGATCTGGCCCGCGGTGGAGAGCGCGGCGTCGAGGAGGCCGCGGTCGCCCGCGTCGAGCCCGGCCCGGTCCACGGCGCGAAGCGACTCGAGCCCCTCCTCGTAGCGCCCGTCGACGACGATCAGCGCGGCGGCGCGGTAGAGCCGGGCCCGGGCGGCCGCCTCGCTGTCGGGGCCGGCGAGGCTCAAGGCCCGCTCGGCCGCGAAGGTCGCGGTCTCGCGCCGGCCCTGGTCCAGCCCGGCCCGGGCGACCAGGAGGTAGAGGTCGCGCCGCTCGCCCGGCTCGATCTCGTCGAGCATCCGCTCGAGGCGGGCGACGCGGGCGCGGTCGCTGTCGAAGTCGAGCCGGGTCAGCGCCGTGGCGAAGCGCTGGCGGAAATTGCCGGCATAGACCGAGCGGCGGAACCGCCGCAGGTACTGGATCGACAGGGCCTCGAAGCGCGTCGCGTCCCCGCCCTGGGCGTGGATGAAGATCTCGCGGCGCAGGGCCCCCTCCTCCACCAGGGTGCCGGGGGCCAGGAGCCGCGCGAGGTCGAGGAGCTCGATCGCCTTGCGCGGCGCCTCGCGGACAGCGACCGCGGCCTGCGTCAGGGCGAGCTGGCCGGCGAGGCCGGGGGGCTGGGTGCGGGGATCGTAGCGGCCGAGCAGCGACCGAGCCTCGCGCTCGCGGCCCTCCAGGTAGGCGAGCGCGCCCTGGACCAGGGCGGTGAGGTCGTCGGGCACCTTGGCCGTCTCGCGCATCCGCCGCAGCACCCCGGGACCGCCGCCGGCGAGCGCGAAGGCGACGGCCGCCCGCACGTTCTCCGGCGCCGCCCAGGACTCGGGATCGAGGGCGACGAGGCGCTGCTCGATATGGCCGAGGAGCTGGCGTTGGGCGAGGTGGGCCTGCGTCGAGCCGCGGGCGATCCGGTCCTGGAGCAGCTGCAGCGTGCGCACCAGCTCGACCGGCAGGCCGCGGGGCGCCACCGGCAGCGGCTCGATGGGTTTGGCCGGCGCGCCGTGGCCGCCGTGGCCGTCCCCTCCCCCGCCATGGCCGGCATCGCCGCCATGCGCATCGGCCGCCGGCGCGGCGTGGCCGCCGCCGTGGCCGTCCCCGCCGGCCTGCGCCGGGACGAGCCCGGCCGCGAGGAGGATGCCGGCGAGCGCGAGGCGGGCGAGGCGGCTCATTCGGGCAGCCCCCGCAGCAGGATCTCGATGCGCCGGTTCTCCGCCGCCTTCGGATCGGCGGGGTTGCGCGGCTGGCGGTCGGCGTAGCCCTCGATGCGCTCGATGCGGGCGTCGTCGACGCCGCCGCGCACCAGCATGTAGGAGGCCATCTGCGCCCGGGCGGTCGAGAGGCGCCAGTTGTCGTAGGACTCGGAGCGGAACGGCCGCCCGTCGGTGTGGCCGCGGACCACGATGCGGCCGGGCCGGGAATTGATCACCTTGGCGATCTTCTCGATCGCCCGCACCACCTTCGGGGTCGGCTCCGCCGAGCCGATGCCGAACATGCTGAAGTCGATCTCGTCGGTGATGCTGATCAGGATGCCCTCGCCCGAGCGGCGCACCTCGACCTTCGGCATCGGCGCGCCGGTCGAGAGCGGCGCCACCGCCTTGGCGATCTCGGCCTTCATGGCGGCGACCGCGGCGGTCTCGGCGGCCTTGTCCTTGCCGGCCTCCCTGGCCGGATCCTTGGCAGGGTCCTTGGCGAGATCCTTCGCGGCGTCCTTGGGCGCCGGCTCCTTGAGGGCGGCCGCCTTCACGGCGTCCTTCGCGGAATCCTTCGGGGAATCCTTGGACAGATCCCGCGGCGTGAGCGGCAGCCCGTCCTCGGCCGAGGCGACGCGGGTCGTCGCGTCCTTCGGGTCGCGGGGCTTGCCCGCGGACGCGACCTGGCCGGCGGCGTCGAGGCGGTTCTCGGACGGGGCGGTGACCGCGGTGCCGACCTTGCCAGGCCGCTCGGTGCGGTGGCGCGGCAGCGGCTCGACCTGCCAGTAGAGCGGATCGAAGGGGTCGCGCGCCGCGTCGCCGCCGCTGATCCCGGGCTGGCCGGATTCGACCGCCGCGGCGTCGGAGCTCGCCGTGTCGGCGCGCTCGGACTCGGCGGCAAGCCGCGCCAGCACCGCGTAAGGGTCCTGGAACAGGGCCGATTCCCGCGACCGGCTCCCCGGGGCGGCCTCGCTCGCCTTGTCGCCGGCCTTGCCCTCGCCCTTGCCCTCCCCCTTGCCCTCTCCGCCCTTGCCCTCGGCCTTGCCGCCCTCGGCGCCGGGCTCGGAAGGGGTGTCGTGGGGATCGCGAAGCCCCTTCTTGTCGTGGGTGACCTCGGCGAGCTTCACCGGGTTGAAGTACTCGGCGATGGTCTGCTTCTGCTCCTTGCTGGTGGAGTTGATCAGCCACATCACGAGGAACAAAGCCATCATGGCGGTCATGAAGTCGGCGAGCGCGATCTTCCAGGCGCCGCCGTGGTGACCGTCCTCGTGGTCGCCGTGGCGCTTGATGATGATGATTTCCTGATGGCCCTCGGACATCTCAGGTCTCCGCCACCGCTGCCGCGATGAGGCGCGTCCAGGCGCCGAGCTGGGTATCGATCACGGTCTGGTCGGCGCTCACCTGCACCTCCGCCGTCTCGGCCGCCGTGAACGACACGGAGGCCGCGAGCGGCCCGAGGCGCTCGGCCAAAGCCGCCAGCAGGTCCTCCGGCCCGCTCACCCGCACATGCGCGGCCTGCGGCTCGGCCAGCAGCCGCGCCAGCGCGCCGCTCAGCTCGGCCACCGCCTGGCGGCGCAGGGCGTCGGTCAGCACCGGCACCAGCAGGCGGGCGATGCGGTCGGAGAGAGTCGCGTCCAGGGCGCGGAGCGCCGCCGCGAAGCCGTCGGCGAGGGCGTCGGCCTCGGCCGCGCTCCAGTGCCGGCGCGCCTCGGCGAGGCGGGCCTCCGCGGCTTGCGCCGCGTGGAGGCGGGCGACCGCGGCCTCCTCCCGGGCCTCGGCGAGGCCCTGCTGCCGGCCGCGCTCCTCGGCGGCGGCGAGGAGCGCGGCGCGCTCCTCCGGCGTCTCGCGCTTGGCCGCGGGCGGCTTCACCAGGGGCGAGGCGGCGATGGCGGCCTCGGCGAGCGGCGCGGGCACCGGCGGGGTCGCGGCGCGGGGCAGCAGGCCTTCGAGCCACTCCGCGCGCGCGGCGTCGAGCGGGCCTTCGGGCGGGCCGTCGGCCCGGGCGGGCTCGATCCGGATCGCGTCCGGCGTCTCGGGAACCGGGAGCGGCGCGCGCGGGGCCCGGGCGAGGCCGGCCCAGGGATTGTCGAAGGACGGATTGTCGAAGGACGGCCTATCGGGAGAGGGGCCGCCGCGGGCCGCGGGGGCCTGAGCCGCCGCTGGCTGGGGCGGCACCGGGCCGGAGGCGATTTCCGGCAGGTAGCGGGCGATCACCGCATCCATCACGCCGGCTCCTCACGCAGCAGCCAGCGCTTGAGGATGGCGGCGACCTGCTCCTCGTCGACGTCGATCATCTGCTCCAGGCGCTTCTGCGGCGAGTTCCTCGCCTTCTCGGCCATGTCCTCGATGAGGCTCGCCATGGCGGACATCCCCTCGGGGCCGGCGAGCGCCGGCTGGCCCGGGACGGCGTCCGGTGCCGGCAGGGCGCCGGCCTCGGCCATCGCGGCGCCCGGCAGGGCGGCGGCGGCGCCCGCGGCCTCGAGGGCCGCCATCTCGGTCTGGGCCGCCTCCGGCACCGCCAGGATGGCGCGGAGAGCCGGGCGCAGGCCGAACCAGATCAGGAGGCCCGCCACCACCAGGATGGTGGCCGCGTTGATGAGGGTCGCGGACTGGCGCACCATCACGTCGGCGATGCTGAGCGGCGGCACCGGCTCGAGGGCCTGGCCGTCGTTGATGAAGCTCACCGCCGCGACCTTGACCGTGTCGCCGCGCTCCTTGCTGGTGCCGGCTGCCGAGGCGACGATCTGCTCGATCTCGGCGATCTGCTTCTCGATGTTGGCTGCGTTGGCCGCGTTGCCCTCCTGGCCCTGCTGCCCGGCCGTGAGCCGCGAGCGGTTGACCAGCACCGCCACCGAGAGCTGCTTCATCGCGTAGCCGTCGCTCACCGTCTGGATCACCTTCTGGGAGATCTCGTAGTTGGTGAGGTCCTCCTTCTTGGAGGTCTCGTTGCTGGCGGTGTCGTTGCCGTCCGAGCGGGTGCGCTGGTCGGGCAGGTTCTGCTGCGCGCTCGTCGGCCGCTGGGAGTTGCGGTTCTGGCTGTTCTCGTTCTCGCGCACCGAGCGGACCGAGCGGGCGACCTGCTGGTCGGGGTTGTAGATCGTCTCGTTGGTCGAGGTCTTGTCGGTGTTGAGCTGGGCCGCGACGCTGACCTCGAAGTTGCCGAGGCCGAGATAGGGGGTGAGCGCCCGACGGATCCGGTCCTGCACCTCGCGGCCGACGTCCTTCTCCAGGCTCGCCATCCGGCCGGTCGGCGCCTGGCCGGCGTCGTCGCCCGACAGGAGCAGGGTGCCGTCGGCGCCGATCACCGTGACCCGGTCGGGCCTCATGCCGGGAATCGCCGAGGCGACGAGCTGGCGGATCGCCTGGGCCCCGCTGCGATCGTCGGCGGGCTCGGTGCGCACCACGACGGAGGCGGAGGGCGGCTGCTGGTCGCGCCGGAACGAGCCGCGCTCGGGGAGCACGATGTGAACGCGGGCGGCGCGCACGCCCTTCATGCCCTGGATGGTGCGGGCGATCTCGCCCTCGAGGGCGCGAACCCGGGTCACCTCCTGCATGAACGAGGTCATGCCGAGCGAGCCGAGATCGTTGAACAACTC
This is a stretch of genomic DNA from Methylobacterium sp. 17Sr1-1. It encodes these proteins:
- a CDS encoding chemotaxis protein MotC; the protein is MSRLARLALAGILLAAGLVPAQAGGDGHGGGHAAPAADAHGGDAGHGGGGDGHGGHGAPAKPIEPLPVAPRGLPVELVRTLQLLQDRIARGSTQAHLAQRQLLGHIEQRLVALDPESWAAPENVRAAVAFALAGGGPGVLRRMRETAKVPDDLTALVQGALAYLEGREREARSLLGRYDPRTQPPGLAGQLALTQAAVAVREAPRKAIELLDLARLLAPGTLVEEGALRREIFIHAQGGDATRFEALSIQYLRRFRRSVYAGNFRQRFATALTRLDFDSDRARVARLERMLDEIEPGERRDLYLLVARAGLDQGRRETATFAAERALSLAGPDSEAAARARLYRAAALIVVDGRYEEGLESLRAVDRAGLDAGDRGLLDAALSTAGQIRGGAPPVPAAPPAPPAAEAAPPAGRHQIPEAASIARAREALAQVDRMIDRTDP
- a CDS encoding MotB family protein; amino-acid sequence: MSEGHQEIIIIKRHGDHEDGHHGGAWKIALADFMTAMMALFLVMWLINSTSKEQKQTIAEYFNPVKLAEVTHDKKGLRDPHDTPSEPGAEGGKAEGKGGEGKGEGKGEGKAGDKASEAAPGSRSRESALFQDPYAVLARLAAESERADTASSDAAAVESGQPGISGGDAARDPFDPLYWQVEPLPRHRTERPGKVGTAVTAPSENRLDAAGQVASAGKPRDPKDATTRVASAEDGLPLTPRDLSKDSPKDSAKDAVKAAALKEPAPKDAAKDLAKDPAKDPAREAGKDKAAETAAVAAMKAEIAKAVAPLSTGAPMPKVEVRRSGEGILISITDEIDFSMFGIGSAEPTPKVVRAIEKIAKVINSRPGRIVVRGHTDGRPFRSESYDNWRLSTARAQMASYMLVRGGVDDARIERIEGYADRQPRNPADPKAAENRRIEILLRGLPE
- the fliF gene encoding flagellar basal-body MS-ring/collar protein FliF — translated: MSGREQAERLWSNIVELGPRRLAALGLIGLVVFLAVGLGAYYLSRPAQETLYTGLSREDVARIGGVLKDAGIRFDVSADGGAVMVPYGNTAQARMLLAEKGLPQSSKSGYELFNDLGSLGMTSFMQEVTRVRALEGEIARTIQGMKGVRAARVHIVLPERGSFRRDQQPPSASVVVRTEPADDRSGAQAIRQLVASAIPGMRPDRVTVIGADGTLLLSGDDAGQAPTGRMASLEKDVGREVQDRIRRALTPYLGLGNFEVSVAAQLNTDKTSTNETIYNPDQQVARSVRSVRENENSQNRNSQRPTSAQQNLPDQRTRSDGNDTASNETSKKEDLTNYEISQKVIQTVSDGYAMKQLSVAVLVNRSRLTAGQQGQEGNAANAANIEKQIAEIEQIVASAAGTSKERGDTVKVAAVSFINDGQALEPVPPLSIADVMVRQSATLINAATILVVAGLLIWFGLRPALRAILAVPEAAQTEMAALEAAGAAAALPGAAMAEAGALPAPDAVPGQPALAGPEGMSAMASLIEDMAEKARNSPQKRLEQMIDVDEEQVAAILKRWLLREEPA